The Betta splendens chromosome 7, fBetSpl5.4, whole genome shotgun sequence genome includes a window with the following:
- the LOC114858843 gene encoding transcription factor HES-5-like yields MEIGVYKYWAGQRRRQLRLHWLFVLGRSTDFTVMAPAVIGQASYSTEHLTPAHKLRKPMVEKLRRDRINASIEQLKSLLGPEFLRQQPDSKQEKADILEMAVCYLRSWQQRRRRRQQPAGPPAAADGYARCVREAVGFLSHGRARTQAHERLLGHFQGPRAPGGAGPAAPGSPPRRDKAAAQTGALWRPW; encoded by the exons ATGGAGATTGGGGTGTATAAATACTGGGCCGGGCAGCGGCGGAGGCAGCTCAGACTCCACTGGCTCTTCGTACTGGGAAGAAGCACTGACTTCACGGTGATGGCACCCGCTGTTATTGGACAGGCCAGCTACTCTACGGAACACCTGACTCCTGCTCACAAG CTCAGAAAGCCCATGGTGGAGAAGCTGCGCAGGGACCGCATCAACGCCAGCATCGAGCAGCTCAAGTCCCTCCTGGGCCCCGAGTTCCTCCGGCAGCAGCCCGACTCCAAGCAGGAGAAGGCCGACATCCTGGAGATGGCCGTGTGCTACCTGCGGAgctggcagcagcggcggcggcggcggcagcagcccgCCGGCCCGCCGGCGGCCGCCGACGGCTACGCGCGCTGCGTGCGCGAGGCCGTGGGCTTCCTGTCGCACGGCCGCGCCCGGACCCAGGCCCACGAGCGGCTGCTCGGCCACTTCCAGGGCCCGCGGGcgcccggcggcgccggcccggcggCCCCCGGGTCGCCCCCGCGCCGCGACAAGGCCGCGGCGCAGACGGGCGCTCTGTGGAGGCCGTGGTAG